A single genomic interval of Chloracidobacterium validum harbors:
- a CDS encoding efflux RND transporter permease subunit, whose protein sequence is MLDRILRFSAKHPLLMLIGVGLLVVAGLDAFRRLPIDAVPDVTNNQVQVLTSAPALTPLEIERQVTFPVETALAGLVGVEEVRSLSKFGLSAVTVVFDDDVDIYRARQLVFERLAAAREQIPPGSGTPLLGPITTGLGEVYQYELRGAPDSGHDAMSLRAIQDWIVRRQLLGTPGVAEVNSYGGLAKQYQVRLDPVKLQAYRLTLREVMDAVAAGNANVSGGAIVRAQEQYLLRGLGLAQSVEDLEQTVVTTGRDGVPVFVRDLGEVVCAPPAVRQGAVTADGQGETVCGIVLMLKGANARTVTQAVAERLDDIAATLPPGVHIVPFYDRAELVGRTIRTVIWNLTEGALIVIGILVLLLGHWPSALLVATVIPLSMLGAAIGMQALGLSGNLMSLGAIDFGLIVDGAVILTESSIRRVAERQHDVGRVLTLTERQQVVVAACSEVRRATMFGEIIIALVYVPLLVLRGIEGKMFAPMALTVMCALGSAAVLSLTYVPAMLVFVLRGRVREREAWLIRQAKRIYVPAFDVVRRQRPQATALSGGLVVLAGVGVFALGAEFIPRLEEGALAVQIQRLPSVSVAEAVRTATEAEQVLLTFPEVTKVVTKNGSAEIATDPMGIELGDMYIGLKPPGEWKTARTREALIAAMDAALRAKIPEARFSFSQPIELRVSELISGAKSDVAVKIFGDDLDILRSRAEQVAQALARVPGAADVKLETIAGTPQIQVRPDRAALARYGLRVEDINLLVETLVVGREVGLVYEGERRFPLVVRLDEASGRSLEMLKALPLLTPTGVRVPLTAVADVTVVEGPAQVSREHGRRRIVVECNVRGRDLGGFVAEAQTHLRQHVALPPGYQMVFGGQFENLQRAAARLAVVVPVVLLLIYALLYASFGQVRAAAVVFTGVPFAAVGGVAALALRGMPFSISAGVGFIALFGVAVLNGLVLVSAIMNLRREGLPVAQAVRQGALTRVRPVLTTALVASLGFLPMATATSAGAEVQRPLATVVIGGLVTATVLTLLILPSLYEWMETRNTNAT, encoded by the coding sequence ATGCTCGACCGCATACTCCGCTTCTCAGCGAAGCATCCACTGCTGATGCTCATCGGCGTCGGCTTGTTAGTTGTCGCCGGACTGGATGCGTTCCGGCGGTTGCCGATTGACGCGGTGCCCGATGTCACCAACAACCAAGTGCAAGTGCTCACGTCCGCCCCGGCGCTGACCCCGCTGGAAATCGAACGCCAAGTCACATTTCCAGTTGAGACGGCCCTGGCCGGACTGGTCGGCGTCGAGGAAGTTCGCTCACTGTCAAAGTTTGGACTGTCGGCCGTCACGGTCGTCTTCGATGACGACGTGGACATTTACCGCGCGCGCCAGTTGGTGTTTGAGCGACTGGCAGCGGCCCGGGAGCAAATCCCGCCCGGCAGCGGAACTCCGCTGCTGGGTCCAATTACGACCGGACTCGGCGAGGTGTACCAGTACGAGTTACGCGGCGCCCCTGACAGCGGACACGACGCCATGAGTTTACGCGCCATTCAGGACTGGATTGTGCGTCGGCAACTCCTCGGAACGCCCGGCGTGGCCGAGGTCAACAGTTATGGCGGGCTGGCCAAGCAGTACCAAGTTCGTCTTGATCCGGTCAAGCTTCAGGCCTACAGGCTGACGCTGCGCGAAGTCATGGATGCCGTTGCCGCCGGCAATGCCAATGTCAGCGGCGGGGCGATTGTGCGCGCCCAGGAGCAGTACCTGCTGCGGGGACTGGGCTTGGCGCAGTCGGTCGAGGATTTGGAGCAGACCGTCGTGACGACGGGGCGGGATGGCGTCCCGGTCTTTGTCCGTGACTTGGGGGAGGTCGTCTGCGCCCCACCGGCCGTGCGCCAAGGAGCGGTCACGGCCGACGGCCAGGGCGAAACCGTGTGCGGGATTGTGCTCATGCTCAAGGGCGCAAATGCGCGAACCGTCACCCAGGCCGTCGCCGAACGGTTGGATGACATTGCCGCCACCCTGCCGCCGGGCGTTCACATCGTGCCGTTTTACGACCGCGCCGAACTCGTGGGGCGGACGATCCGCACTGTGATCTGGAATCTGACCGAAGGGGCGCTGATTGTCATTGGCATCCTCGTGCTGCTCCTCGGTCATTGGCCGTCGGCGCTGCTGGTCGCCACGGTCATTCCGCTCTCGATGCTGGGTGCGGCGATCGGCATGCAGGCGTTGGGTCTCTCCGGCAATCTCATGAGCCTGGGCGCGATTGATTTCGGTCTCATCGTGGACGGCGCGGTGATTTTGACCGAAAGCAGCATCCGGCGCGTGGCCGAGCGACAGCACGACGTGGGGCGGGTCTTGACGCTGACCGAACGGCAACAAGTCGTTGTTGCTGCCTGTAGTGAAGTCCGCCGGGCGACGATGTTTGGCGAAATCATCATTGCCCTGGTGTACGTGCCGCTGCTGGTGCTGCGTGGGATTGAGGGCAAGATGTTCGCGCCCATGGCGTTGACGGTCATGTGCGCGTTGGGAAGCGCCGCCGTCCTGTCGCTGACCTATGTGCCGGCCATGCTGGTCTTTGTGTTGCGCGGGCGAGTGCGGGAACGCGAGGCGTGGCTGATTCGGCAGGCCAAGCGAATCTATGTTCCCGCGTTTGACGTTGTCCGACGGCAGCGCCCCCAAGCCACGGCGCTGTCCGGTGGGCTGGTCGTGCTGGCGGGCGTGGGCGTTTTTGCCCTAGGGGCCGAGTTCATTCCACGCTTGGAGGAAGGCGCACTGGCCGTTCAGATTCAGCGCCTGCCGAGTGTGTCGGTGGCCGAAGCGGTGCGCACGGCGACCGAAGCCGAGCAAGTGCTGCTGACGTTCCCTGAAGTGACGAAAGTCGTCACCAAAAATGGCAGCGCCGAGATTGCCACCGACCCAATGGGGATCGAGCTGGGCGACATGTACATTGGGCTGAAGCCGCCAGGCGAGTGGAAGACGGCGCGCACCCGCGAAGCGCTGATTGCCGCCATGGATGCCGCGCTCAGGGCGAAGATTCCAGAAGCGCGGTTCAGTTTCAGTCAGCCGATTGAACTGCGCGTCTCAGAACTGATCTCCGGGGCCAAATCGGATGTGGCCGTCAAGATTTTTGGCGATGACCTGGACATCCTGCGCAGCCGCGCCGAGCAAGTCGCCCAAGCGCTCGCGCGTGTTCCAGGCGCGGCCGATGTCAAACTGGAAACGATTGCCGGGACGCCTCAGATTCAGGTTCGTCCCGATCGTGCGGCGCTGGCGCGGTACGGCCTGCGGGTGGAAGACATCAACTTGCTGGTCGAGACCCTGGTGGTTGGGCGCGAGGTGGGTCTCGTTTACGAAGGCGAAAGGCGATTTCCGTTGGTGGTTCGGTTGGATGAGGCAAGCGGACGCAGCCTGGAGATGCTCAAGGCGCTGCCGTTGCTGACGCCGACGGGTGTTCGCGTGCCGTTGACTGCCGTGGCCGACGTGACCGTTGTGGAAGGCCCGGCCCAGGTGTCGCGTGAGCACGGACGGCGACGCATCGTGGTCGAGTGCAACGTGCGCGGCCGCGACTTGGGAGGCTTCGTCGCCGAGGCCCAGACACACCTGCGGCAACATGTCGCGCTCCCGCCCGGCTACCAAATGGTGTTTGGCGGGCAGTTCGAGAATCTACAGCGCGCGGCGGCGCGGCTGGCGGTGGTCGTTCCGGTTGTTCTGCTGTTGATTTACGCGCTGCTTTACGCCTCGTTTGGGCAAGTTCGCGCGGCGGCGGTGGTGTTTACCGGCGTGCCATTTGCGGCCGTGGGCGGCGTGGCAGCCTTGGCGCTGCGCGGAATGCCCTTCTCGATTTCGGCCGGGGTGGGCTTCATTGCGCTCTTCGGAGTAGCCGTCCTCAACGGGTTGGTGTTGGTTTCGGCCATCATGAACCTGCGCCGGGAAGGCCTGCCGGTTGCGCAGGCGGTACGCCAGGGAGCGCTGACGCGCGTCCGTCCGGTGTTGACGACGGCGCTTGTCGCCAGTCTTGGGTTTCTGCCGATGGCGACGGCCACCTCGGCCGGAGCGGAAGTGCAGCGACCGCTTGCCACGGTCGTCATTGGCGGGTTAGTGACAGCTACCGTGTTGACCCTGCTCATCCTCCCGTCCCTGTACGAGTGGATGGAGACGAGGAACACGAATGCTACTTAG
- a CDS encoding Fic family protein: MAELPIYNDSYRPSSNWAKQLETAQRAHPAEVIQVAGERLLPMWVEALLAYEPPPPPVVAVEDVARWLLARATAVAKEERDALTRADLTHAYQTLVGGAAEAPVWRVEAGCPQVESHQPAAPTAVPLLLDMTLDWFTTDAFAELHPVEQAGLFHLRLLDLQPFAAHSNLLVRLLSSFYVLRAGLPPLIPVAQEQAAYQAAIGYAFQMITQPSLELFARWLLATYAQIEAKQEEHP, translated from the coding sequence GTGGCTGAACTGCCAATCTACAACGATTCTTACCGTCCATCCTCAAACTGGGCCAAGCAGCTCGAAACCGCCCAACGCGCCCACCCGGCCGAAGTCATCCAGGTTGCCGGTGAGCGATTGCTACCTATGTGGGTGGAAGCGTTGCTGGCCTATGAACCGCCACCCCCGCCGGTGGTGGCGGTGGAAGACGTTGCGCGGTGGCTCCTGGCGCGGGCAACGGCAGTAGCGAAAGAGGAGCGCGATGCGCTCACCCGCGCTGATCTAACCCATGCCTACCAAACGTTGGTGGGCGGTGCAGCGGAGGCTCCGGTGTGGCGCGTGGAGGCAGGTTGCCCGCAGGTCGAAAGCCACCAGCCAGCCGCCCCGACCGCCGTGCCGCTGTTGCTGGATATGACGCTCGACTGGTTCACGACGGATGCCTTTGCCGAACTCCATCCAGTTGAGCAAGCCGGACTGTTTCACCTGCGCTTGTTGGACTTACAGCCTTTTGCCGCGCACAGTAATTTGCTTGTACGTCTGCTGTCGAGTTTTTATGTTTTGCGCGCTGGGTTGCCGCCGCTGATACCAGTCGCTCAGGAGCAAGCCGCTTACCAGGCCGCCATTGGGTATGCTTTTCAAATGATTACACAGCCGAGCTTGGAACTTTTTGCGCGGTGGCTGCTAGCGACCTATGCCCAGATTGAAGCCAAGCAGGAGGAGCATCCGTGA
- a CDS encoding MBL fold metallo-hydrolase: MRFFHVTTGAFQAHTYFLICEQTRQTLVIDPGEEFEVIADAIRAERLEVVRIVVSHAHLDHFWSAGALKAMTGAPIHLHPADDFLYTQLPEQGSWFGFDLEDAPPVDVFLKDGDVLTFGREQVNVRHVPGHSPGHVMLYNEADAWVGDCLFASSVGRVDLPGGDGPTLIRSIEDRIVTLGEHYRIHPGHGPSTTVARELNDNPFLGGRIPWRPSL, translated from the coding sequence GTGAGATTTTTTCACGTAACGACCGGAGCGTTTCAGGCGCATACCTACTTTTTGATTTGCGAGCAGACCCGCCAAACGCTGGTAATTGATCCGGGAGAAGAATTCGAGGTCATCGCCGATGCCATTCGCGCGGAGCGGTTGGAGGTCGTGCGCATTGTCGTCTCACACGCTCACCTTGACCATTTCTGGAGTGCCGGGGCGCTCAAAGCCATGACCGGAGCGCCGATTCATCTGCATCCAGCGGATGACTTCCTCTACACGCAGTTACCGGAACAGGGTTCTTGGTTTGGCTTTGATCTGGAAGACGCGCCACCAGTGGATGTGTTTTTGAAAGATGGCGATGTGCTGACCTTTGGACGGGAACAAGTCAACGTACGGCACGTGCCCGGACATTCGCCCGGACACGTGATGCTTTATAACGAAGCCGATGCTTGGGTGGGCGATTGTTTGTTTGCTTCATCGGTTGGGCGGGTGGACTTACCAGGTGGTGATGGACCAACGCTCATCCGCTCAATTGAAGACCGCATTGTGACACTCGGTGAACACTATCGCATTCACCCAGGCCACGGGCCGTCAACCACCGTCGCCCGTGAGTTGAACGACAACCCATTCCTGGGCGGACGCATCCCGTGGAGGCCGTCCCTGTGA